A window of the Polaribacter batillariae genome harbors these coding sequences:
- a CDS encoding sce7725 family protein: MYFPYVRGKQFELIALRELCGFLPNFSTKISPVIEPIKGSSTLKSALKNLAAKNVNFSVIINPKVGGLVGEGNKIIELLKDVLEHYNNYQIAIIIDSKIEEQIPALIESINNLDLNYQGVTLIHNSEISEVSIAEIQNNINVIYNIIYFSNTSRRYYRLFSVESRISLDDYFKDMPRNADYLQVGESPFSEEYSFYKDEGFFGFSDFLTVGDNYSDSGFLPRAVAMHLSYINASGKIMVKHFVSDSNGDVSDIGGKFAEALEKLVNWCVSNSINTQAVEIYKDLHNRGHFPGLGTLKKLFIMNHIELIVDKI, translated from the coding sequence ATGTATTTCCCATATGTCAGAGGCAAACAATTTGAATTAATCGCATTACGTGAATTATGTGGTTTCCTTCCAAATTTTTCAACTAAAATATCTCCAGTAATCGAACCAATTAAAGGTTCTTCTACTTTAAAATCTGCGTTAAAAAATTTAGCAGCTAAAAATGTAAATTTTAGTGTTATTATCAATCCTAAAGTAGGCGGTTTAGTAGGAGAAGGTAATAAAATTATAGAACTTCTTAAAGATGTATTGGAACATTACAACAATTATCAAATTGCAATAATTATTGATTCAAAAATAGAAGAGCAAATTCCAGCTTTAATTGAAAGTATAAATAATTTAGACTTAAACTATCAGGGTGTCACTTTAATTCATAATTCTGAAATATCTGAAGTCAGTATCGCCGAAATTCAAAATAATATAAATGTTATTTACAATATAATTTACTTTAGTAATACAAGCAGACGGTATTATAGACTATTTTCTGTAGAAAGTAGAATATCATTAGATGATTATTTTAAGGATATGCCAAGAAATGCAGATTATCTTCAAGTAGGTGAAAGTCCTTTTTCTGAAGAGTATAGTTTTTATAAAGATGAAGGCTTTTTTGGTTTTTCTGATTTTTTAACAGTTGGCGATAATTATTCAGATTCAGGATTTTTACCAAGAGCAGTAGCAATGCATTTATCTTATATTAATGCATCAGGCAAAATAATGGTAAAACACTTTGTGTCAGACTCAAATGGAGATGTATCTGATATAGGTGGTAAATTTGCAGAAGCACTTGAAAAACTTGTAAATTGGTGTGTTAGCAACAGTATAAATACCCAAGCTGTTGAAATTTATAAAGACCTTCATAATCGTGGTCATTTTCCTGGTTTAGGCACACTAAAAAAATTATTTATAATGAATCATATCGAATTAATAGTAGATAAGATTTAA
- a CDS encoding sce7726 family protein, with protein MQVAKNIESLRNLSQILSPANFKKIVKDRNYFDTFYRISKHTKISDSTTNFEVINAIYKSLLGTYKNEYIYKNILLNQKLLKKYSLKKSIALSEFKIDNSIADFVILNGVARVYEIKTELDGLDKLDKQLADYKKFADKIYVVSNSKHIPNLLVKFHNTEIGLIELTKRNALKTIKKAEQNFSFSYETLFKSLRKDEYISLLKKHFGAIPKVPNTLIFRECFKLSKKIDILEFQKLVIKELKFRNISNPELFNDDLVPDSLKHICYTLNFSKKDFIELEDFLYKKSKLCISHMSEANNLN; from the coding sequence ATGCAAGTAGCTAAAAATATAGAAAGTTTAAGGAATTTATCACAAATTCTATCTCCTGCTAATTTTAAAAAAATAGTAAAGGATAGGAATTATTTTGATACATTTTATCGTATAAGCAAACACACTAAAATATCAGATTCTACAACTAACTTTGAAGTTATTAATGCTATTTACAAATCACTTTTAGGTACTTACAAAAATGAATATATTTATAAAAATATTCTTTTAAATCAAAAACTTCTTAAAAAGTATAGCTTAAAAAAATCAATAGCACTATCAGAATTTAAAATTGATAATTCAATAGCAGACTTTGTTATTTTAAATGGGGTAGCTCGTGTTTATGAAATTAAAACGGAATTGGATGGTTTAGATAAATTAGATAAACAATTAGCAGATTATAAAAAATTTGCTGATAAAATTTATGTGGTCTCAAATTCAAAACATATTCCTAATCTATTGGTTAAATTTCATAACACAGAAATTGGTTTAATTGAATTAACAAAAAGAAACGCACTTAAAACTATTAAAAAAGCAGAACAAAATTTTTCATTTTCCTATGAAACATTATTTAAAAGTTTAAGAAAAGATGAATACATTAGTTTACTTAAAAAACATTTTGGAGCAATTCCTAAAGTTCCTAACACCCTAATTTTTAGAGAGTGTTTTAAACTTTCAAAAAAAATAGATATTTTAGAGTTTCAAAAATTAGTTATAAAAGAATTAAAATTTAGAAATATTTCTAACCCAGAATTATTTAATGATGATTTAGTCCCAGATTCATTAAAACATATCTGCTACACTTTAAATTTTTCAAAAAAAGATTTTATTGAGTTAGAAGATTTTCTTTACAAAAAAAGTAAGCTATGTATTTCCCATATGTCAGAGGCAAACAATTTGAATTAA
- a CDS encoding ATPase, protein MNSTPHIIQEGNVQFQLGELTGNKISYNFPKILIYLEAKGKLLFGKNFKIYSEDEAILYKLCIYFIRDFDTCAKLGVDSNKGILLSGPVGCGKTSLMKLLPFIVPHQNQHSLIPARNITFSFNKSGFKIIEDYGNNGFYCFDDLGVETTGRHFGKDCNVMGEILLSRYDLFLKRNLKTHATTNLNAEELEYRYGNRVRSRMRELFNLIAFDKNSLDKRK, encoded by the coding sequence ATGAATAGTACACCTCACATCATTCAAGAAGGAAATGTCCAGTTTCAATTAGGTGAATTGACAGGAAATAAAATAAGCTATAATTTCCCTAAAATTCTAATCTATTTAGAAGCGAAAGGTAAATTATTGTTTGGTAAGAATTTCAAAATATATTCAGAAGATGAAGCAATTTTATACAAGTTGTGCATTTATTTTATTCGTGATTTTGATACTTGTGCAAAATTAGGTGTGGATTCAAACAAGGGTATATTATTATCTGGGCCAGTGGGTTGTGGTAAAACCAGTTTAATGAAATTATTACCATTCATAGTACCTCATCAAAATCAACATAGTCTTATTCCAGCAAGAAATATAACTTTTAGTTTTAATAAAAGTGGGTTTAAAATTATTGAAGATTATGGAAATAATGGCTTTTATTGTTTTGATGATTTAGGTGTAGAAACCACTGGAAGACATTTTGGTAAAGATTGTAATGTAATGGGAGAAATACTATTATCTCGCTATGATTTATTTTTAAAAAGAAATTTAAAAACTCACGCTACGACAAACTTAAACGCAGAAGAATTGGAGTACAGATATGGCAATCGTGTACGTTCAAGAATGCGTGAGCTTTTTAATTTAATTGCTTTTGATAAAAATAGTTTAGATAAACGAAAATAG
- a CDS encoding helix-turn-helix domain-containing protein, translating to MAATIITTEDLQEFKQELLEDIKAMINHQSGFAPKKWLKSPEVRDLLSISPGTLQNLRINGTLPYSKVGGVIYYDYEEIVKVLEANRIHNKF from the coding sequence ATGGCAGCAACAATTATTACAACAGAAGATTTACAAGAATTCAAACAAGAATTATTAGAAGACATCAAAGCAATGATTAATCATCAATCTGGCTTTGCTCCTAAAAAGTGGTTAAAGTCACCAGAAGTTAGAGATTTATTAAGTATTTCTCCAGGAACATTACAAAATTTAAGAATCAATGGCACACTTCCTTATTCTAAAGTAGGTGGTGTAATCTATTACGATTATGAAGAAATTGTAAAAGTATTAGAAGCAAATCGAATTCATAACAAGTTCTAA
- a CDS encoding IS256 family transposase: protein MKPEDLLNEEFLKQFKTGSELTSFIEQLHKRGVEKILEGELDAHLDYDKHQKSNNPNSRNGYGTKTIKTHLGETKIKVPRDRDATFNPMLIKKRESTADGVENLIISLYAKGMSTTDIEEQIRELYDYNISSSAISRITDKITADIIAWKNRPLEATYLIVWMDGIVFKVRENSKVINKTIYIAVGLRVDGKKEVLGLWLGKNESSSFWMSVLTDIKARGTQDILITATDNLNGFTDTIKTIFPNSVTQICVVHQIRNSCKYVVWKDKKAFTRDMKQIYTAPTKEAAKAALEDFKNKWNSKYSYAIKSWENNWDELTVFFDFPLEIRTIIYTTNLIENLNGKIRKYTKNKLSYPTDDAVIKSVFLALRESTKKWTLPIRNWGIILNQFLAIFENRIKL, encoded by the coding sequence ATGAAACCAGAAGATTTATTAAACGAAGAATTTTTAAAACAATTTAAAACAGGTTCAGAACTAACCAGTTTTATAGAACAACTGCACAAACGTGGTGTAGAAAAGATTTTAGAAGGCGAATTAGATGCGCATTTAGATTACGATAAGCATCAAAAAAGCAACAATCCTAATTCACGAAATGGCTATGGCACCAAGACCATAAAGACGCATTTAGGAGAAACTAAAATAAAAGTTCCAAGAGATCGCGATGCTACTTTCAATCCAATGCTTATTAAAAAGCGAGAAAGTACTGCAGATGGAGTTGAAAACCTGATTATTTCTTTATATGCCAAAGGAATGAGTACTACAGATATCGAAGAACAAATACGAGAATTGTATGATTATAACATCTCTAGTTCAGCCATTTCTAGAATCACAGATAAAATTACAGCTGACATTATTGCTTGGAAAAATAGACCTTTAGAAGCTACTTATCTGATTGTATGGATGGATGGCATCGTTTTTAAGGTTCGTGAAAACTCCAAAGTCATCAATAAAACAATTTACATTGCTGTTGGTCTTAGAGTAGATGGTAAAAAAGAAGTTTTAGGACTTTGGTTAGGAAAAAACGAATCTTCCTCTTTTTGGATGAGCGTTTTAACCGACATAAAAGCCAGAGGAACACAAGACATTTTAATTACAGCAACTGATAATTTAAACGGATTTACAGACACCATTAAAACTATTTTTCCCAATTCAGTAACACAAATATGTGTGGTTCATCAAATCAGAAACTCTTGTAAATATGTAGTCTGGAAAGATAAAAAAGCCTTTACAAGAGATATGAAGCAAATCTATACAGCTCCTACAAAAGAAGCAGCAAAAGCAGCCTTAGAAGACTTTAAAAATAAATGGAACTCTAAATATTCTTATGCCATTAAATCATGGGAAAACAATTGGGATGAACTCACTGTTTTCTTCGATTTCCCATTAGAAATCAGAACCATTATTTATACCACAAATTTGATAGAAAACTTAAATGGGAAAATTAGAAAATACACTAAAAACAAACTCTCATATCCAACAGATGATGCTGTAATTAAATCCGTATTTTTAGCTTTGAGAGAATCAACAAAAAAATGGACATTGCCTATTAGAAATTGGGGTATCATTCTTAACCAATTTTTGGCTATATTTGAAAACAGGATTAAACTATGA
- a CDS encoding RteC domain-containing protein codes for MKKYEEKVKELENKLEILESENEDILKIAEEGIKITKKTLIEIRNAVIKKPFKSNLDEIKFFKTYKPQIYSKVIYYVTLFNIESKRPRSSNKSITKYLNNYIDKLQIYFKTLSRKVCKLKITGLNFS; via the coding sequence TTGAAAAAATATGAAGAAAAAGTAAAAGAATTAGAAAACAAATTAGAAATATTAGAATCTGAAAATGAAGATATTTTAAAAATAGCAGAAGAAGGTATTAAAATAACAAAGAAAACTCTTATAGAAATAAGAAACGCTGTAATTAAGAAACCTTTTAAAAGTAATTTAGATGAAATAAAATTCTTCAAAACATACAAACCTCAAATATATAGTAAGGTAATATATTATGTAACATTGTTTAATATTGAAAGTAAAAGACCAAGGAGTAGTAATAAATCCATTACCAAATATTTAAATAATTATATAGATAAGTTGCAAATATATTTTAAGACACTTTCCCGCAAAGTGTGTAAGTTAAAAATTACAGGATTAAATTTTTCATAG
- a CDS encoding GNAT family N-acetyltransferase encodes MSNKIPTRQKVWIEDVIVDKDARRRGIGKELML; translated from the coding sequence GTGTCAAATAAAATTCCAACTAGGCAAAAAGTATGGATAGAAGATGTTATAGTTGATAAAGATGCTAGGAGAAGAGGTATTGGAAAAGAATTGATGTTATAA